One genomic segment of Paenibacillus xylanexedens includes these proteins:
- a CDS encoding GNAT family N-acetyltransferase: protein MMVTIKGIELEDLPALSQLYNELMGMPTNEQQMKKMFHYIQQNGHYHVLGAFYNGKLVGSVMGIECMDLVGPCKPFMVVENVIVSDQVRRQGIGQRLMLQIERIAKDMGCGYMILVSGDQRKEAHIFYEKLGFKDEKVQGYRKHL from the coding sequence ATGATGGTTACCATTAAAGGGATCGAACTTGAAGATTTACCGGCACTAAGCCAGCTATACAATGAGTTGATGGGAATGCCTACCAATGAACAGCAGATGAAAAAGATGTTTCATTACATACAGCAGAATGGTCATTATCATGTGCTTGGGGCATTTTACAATGGCAAACTGGTTGGGTCTGTTATGGGGATTGAGTGTATGGATCTGGTAGGGCCATGCAAACCGTTCATGGTTGTGGAGAATGTGATTGTATCGGATCAGGTACGCAGGCAGGGCATTGGGCAGAGGTTAATGCTCCAGATTGAGCGGATTGCAAAAGATATGGGTTGTGGTTACATGATTCTGGTGTCTGGCGATCAGCGTAAGGAAGCACATATATTTTATGAGAAGTTAGGTTTCAAGGATGAGAAGGTTCAGGGTTACCGGAAGCACCTTTAA
- a CDS encoding GNAT family N-acetyltransferase — MSKGNITPSTEQDSEYVRQQLIAFNAAHVSEELRHRYEELNFNIKNETSEIVAGVLSTLCWNWVELDILWVDSDQRHRGYGSQLLFEVERIAREKSCDFVILNTFSYQAPEFYKKHGYQLITTIENAPTGHSHYYFKKDFS, encoded by the coding sequence ATGTCTAAAGGAAATATAACCCCAAGTACCGAGCAAGATTCAGAGTATGTTCGCCAGCAACTTATTGCATTTAATGCTGCACATGTGAGTGAGGAATTAAGGCATCGGTACGAAGAACTGAATTTCAATATCAAAAATGAGACCAGCGAGATTGTCGCAGGAGTGCTCAGTACACTTTGCTGGAATTGGGTAGAGCTTGATATCCTTTGGGTGGACTCCGATCAGCGGCATCGGGGATATGGTTCCCAGTTGTTGTTTGAAGTTGAGCGCATTGCGCGAGAGAAATCTTGTGATTTTGTCATATTGAACACCTTCTCCTATCAAGCACCGGAATTTTACAAGAAACATGGCTACCAATTGATCACAACGATCGAGAATGCACCGACCGGACACAGTCATTATTATTTTAAAAAGGACTTCTCTTAA
- a CDS encoding RtcB family protein produces MRIVDNIKVWGEPLENAVSQAVTCSQYGDVLGVALMADHHKGYSQPIGGVVAYRNMISPSGVGYDIACGNKAVRTDLMWEDIRDQIVTIMDDINSTISFGVGRNNPTPVDHELFDDASWKLFDTIEPGLQHKLKTLARNQLGTVGSGNHFVDIFVEEATGKVWIANHFGSRGFGHKVASGFLNLAAGRQFSGKAPGESMDQPPTLFDLNTEMGDIYWDGMILAGRYAYAGRDYVIEQVLGILGASAEYAVHNHHNFAWKEQHMGEEVVVVRKGATPLAPGQLGFVGGSMGDISVIVEGIHSEENTESFRSTVHGAGRTMSRTQAAGKMNYKLRTRMGGEISEAQMHEAIRAYGVELRGAGTDESPFVYKKLQDVLNAHANTLKINHVLRPVGVAMAGGNEFDPYKD; encoded by the coding sequence ATGCGTATCGTAGATAACATTAAAGTCTGGGGGGAGCCGCTGGAGAACGCCGTAAGTCAGGCGGTGACTTGCTCGCAATATGGAGATGTATTGGGTGTGGCTCTGATGGCCGACCATCACAAAGGTTACTCGCAACCCATCGGTGGTGTTGTCGCTTATAGGAATATGATCAGTCCGTCAGGGGTCGGATATGATATTGCCTGTGGTAACAAGGCTGTGCGTACAGATCTGATGTGGGAAGATATTCGGGATCAGATTGTAACGATCATGGATGACATCAATTCGACCATTTCTTTCGGCGTGGGTCGTAACAATCCAACACCCGTGGATCATGAGCTGTTCGACGACGCGAGCTGGAAGCTTTTTGATACCATTGAACCGGGATTACAACATAAGCTGAAAACACTTGCACGTAACCAACTCGGAACCGTAGGCAGTGGCAATCATTTCGTGGATATTTTTGTAGAAGAGGCAACGGGAAAGGTGTGGATTGCAAATCATTTTGGCAGCCGCGGGTTCGGTCATAAAGTGGCGAGTGGATTCCTTAACCTTGCGGCTGGACGTCAGTTCAGTGGCAAAGCTCCTGGGGAATCGATGGATCAACCGCCTACGTTGTTTGACCTGAATACCGAAATGGGTGATATTTATTGGGATGGAATGATTCTGGCGGGCCGATACGCCTATGCAGGACGTGACTATGTTATTGAACAGGTGCTCGGAATTCTGGGGGCAAGTGCTGAATATGCCGTTCATAACCATCATAACTTTGCCTGGAAAGAACAACACATGGGTGAAGAGGTAGTTGTGGTCCGCAAAGGTGCAACGCCATTGGCACCCGGGCAACTCGGTTTTGTCGGAGGCAGTATGGGGGATATCTCGGTAATTGTGGAAGGGATCCACAGCGAGGAGAACACCGAGTCATTCCGCAGCACCGTACATGGGGCAGGGCGCACGATGAGTCGAACCCAGGCGGCTGGCAAAATGAATTACAAGCTGCGCACACGCATGGGCGGTGAGATTAGCGAAGCACAGATGCATGAGGCGATTCGTGCCTATGGTGTCGAACTGCGGGGAGCGGGCACAGACGAAAGTCCGTTTGTGTACAAGAAACTGCAAGACGTGCTGAACGCACATGCGAATACGTTGAAGATCAACCATGTGCTGCGTCCCGTTGGTGTCGCCATGGCCGGAGGTAATGAATTCGATCCGTATAAGGATTAG
- the pgsA gene encoding CDP-diacylglycerol--glycerol-3-phosphate 3-phosphatidyltransferase, giving the protein MNLANKITLARMALIPLFMICFLNQQSVMIALIIFAVAAGTDKLDGYVARKYNQITNLGKLLDPLADKLLIAVALIMMVQENMISSWIAVIIIGREIVITALRMVATEQGIALAADQYGKIKMVLQVAAIIAILLNNVPFSLLTDIRLDVALLWVATGVTLLSGMNYIIVNYKLLR; this is encoded by the coding sequence ATGAATCTGGCAAATAAAATCACGTTGGCTAGAATGGCGTTGATTCCATTGTTTATGATCTGTTTTCTCAATCAGCAAAGCGTGATGATTGCACTAATTATATTTGCAGTAGCGGCAGGTACGGATAAATTAGATGGATATGTGGCGAGGAAATATAACCAAATCACGAATCTGGGAAAGTTGCTTGATCCACTGGCGGATAAACTGTTGATTGCGGTAGCGCTGATCATGATGGTTCAGGAGAATATGATCAGTTCATGGATTGCAGTAATCATTATAGGACGTGAAATTGTCATTACTGCATTACGAATGGTAGCCACAGAACAGGGCATTGCTCTTGCAGCCGACCAGTATGGAAAAATCAAAATGGTGCTTCAGGTGGCAGCGATCATTGCCATTTTGTTGAACAATGTTCCGTTTAGTTTGCTGACTGATATCAGATTGGATGTGGCATTACTATGGGTTGCAACAGGCGTTACTCTCTTATCCGGAATGAATTACATTATCGTAAATTATAAACTGTTGAGATAA